CCTGGAGGGCGGCGGCATGCACCAGACGGAGCGCGGCGGCTTCCTCAACATCCACGCCGACTTCACCATGCACCACCACAAGACCAACTGGCGCCGGCGGTGCAACCTGATCCTCTTCCTGAATCCCGGCTGGCAGGAGGAATGGCGGGGAGCCTTGGAGCTGTGGGACCGGGGCATGAAGCGCAGCGAGGAAGAGGTGCTGCCCTTGCTCAACCACGCCGTGCTCTTCAACACCGACGAGGACTCCTACCACGGCTACCCCGACCCCATCCAATGCCCCTCCGGGGTCACCCGCAAGAGCCTGGCGTTGTACTACTACACGGAGGAGCGGAACCCCCGCTACAAGGCCCGCTCCACCGACTACCGCGCCCGCCCCGGGGAACGCTGGAAGGCACCGCTGATCTGGCTCGACAAGGCGGCGGTGGCCCTCTACTCGTGGCTCAAACGCAAGCTGGGGCTGTCCGACGACTTCGCCAGCCGGGTCCTCGGCTTTCTCTCGCGCAAGAACAAGTCCAGCAAGAAGACATAAAGCCGGAGAAATCAACTCCTTGGGTGATCGT
This Acidobacteriota bacterium DNA region includes the following protein-coding sequences:
- a CDS encoding 2OG-Fe(II) oxygenase, with the protein product LEGGGMHQTERGGFLNIHADFTMHHHKTNWRRRCNLILFLNPGWQEEWRGALELWDRGMKRSEEEVLPLLNHAVLFNTDEDSYHGYPDPIQCPSGVTRKSLALYYYTEERNPRYKARSTDYRARPGERWKAPLIWLDKAAVALYSWLKRKLGLSDDFASRVLGFLSRKNKSSKKT